In one Balaenoptera ricei isolate mBalRic1 chromosome 20, mBalRic1.hap2, whole genome shotgun sequence genomic region, the following are encoded:
- the NLGN2 gene encoding neuroligin-2 isoform X1, giving the protein MWLLALCLVGLAGAQRGGGGPSGGAPGGPGLGLGSLGEERFPVVNTAYGRVRGVRRELNNEILGPVVQFLGVPYATPPLGARRFQPPEAPASWPGVRNATTLPPACPQNLHGALPAIMLPVWFTDNLEAAATYVQNQSEDCLYLNLYVPTEDGPLTKKRDEATLNPPDTDIRDSGKKPVMLFLHGGSYMEGTGNMFDGSVLAAYGNVIVATLNYRLGVLGFLSTGDQAAKGNYGLLDQIQALRWLSENIAHFGGDPERITIFGSGAGASCVNLLILSHHSEGLFQKAIAQSGTAISSWSVNYQPLKYTRLLAAKVGCDREDSAEAVECLRRKPSRELVDQDVQPARYHIAFGPVVDGDVVPDDPEILMQQGEFLNYDMLIGVNQGEGLKFVEDSAESEDGVSASAFDFTVSNFVDNLYGYPEGKDVLRETIKFMYTDWADRDNGEMRRKTLLALFTDHQWVAPAVATAKLHADYQSPVYFYTFYHHCQAEGRPEWADAAHGDELPYVFGVPMVGATDLFPCNFSKNDVMLSAVVMTYWTNFAKTGDPNQPVPQDTKFIHTKPNRFEEVVWSKFNSKEKQYLHIGLKPRVRDNYRANKVAFWLELVPHLHNLHTELFTTTTRLPPYATRWPPRPPPGAPGTRRPPPPATLPPEPEPETGPRAYDRFPGDSRDYSTELSVTVAVGASLLFLNILAFAALYYKRDRRQELRCRRLSPPGGSGSGVPGGGPLLPAAGRELPPEEELVSLQLKRGGGVGADPAEALRPACPPDYTLALRRAPDDVPLLAPGALTLLPSGLGPPPPPPPPSLHPFGPFPPPPPTATSHNNTLPHPHSTTRV; this is encoded by the exons ATGTGGCTCCTGGCGCTGTGTCTGGTGGGGCTGGCGGGGGCTCAGCGCGGGGGAGGGGGTCCCAGCGGCGGCGCCCCGGGCGGCCCGGGCCTGGGTCTCGGCAGCCTCGGGGAGGAGCGCTTCCCAGTGGTGAACACGGCCTACGGGCGAGTGCGCGGCGTGCGGCGCGAGCTCAACAACGAGATCCTGGGCCCGGTCGTGCAGTTCCTGGGCGTGCCCTACGCCACGCCCCCCCTGGGCGCCCGCCGCTTCCAGCCGCCCGAGGCCCCCGCCTCGTGGCCCGGCGTGCGCAACGCCACCACCCTGCCGCCCGCCTGCCCGCAGAACCTGCACGGGGCGCTGCCCGCCATCATGCTACCCGTGTGGTTCACCGACAACCTGGAGGCGGCCGCCACCTACGTGCAGAACCAGAGCGAGGACTGCCTGTACCTCAACCTCTACGTGCCCACCGAGGACG GTCCGCTCACAAAAAAACGTGACGAGGCGACGCTCAATCCGCCAGACACAG ATATCCGGGACTCCGGGAAGAAGCCGGTGATGCTGTTTCTGCATGGCGGCTCCTACATGGAGGGCACCGGGAACATGTTCGATGGCTCTGTCCTGGCCGCCTACGGCAACGTCATTGTAGCCACACTCAACTACCGGCTTGGGGTGCTCG GTTTTCTCAGCACTGGGGACCAGGCTGCAAAAGGCAACTATGGGCTCCTGGACCAGATCCAGGCCCTGCGGTGGCTCAGTGAGAACATTGCCCACTTTGGGGGCGACCCCGAGCGCATCACCATCTTCGGATCTGGGGCAGGGGCCTCCTGTGTCAACCTTCTGATCCTCTCCCACCATTCAGAAG GGCTGTTCCAGAAGGCCATCGCCCAGAGTGGCACTGCCATTTCTAGTTGGTCTGTCAACTACCAGCCGCTCAAGTACACGCGGCTGCTGGCGGCCAAGGTGGGCTGTGACCGGGAGGACAGCGCCGAGGCCGTGGAGTGTCTGCGCCGGAAGCCTTCTCGGGAGCTGGTGGACCAGGACGTGCAGCCCGCCCG CTACCATATCGCCTTTGGGCCCGTGGTGGACGGTGACGTAGTCCCCGATGACCCTGAGATCCTCATGCAGCAGGGAGAATTCCTCAACTACGACATGCTCATCGGTGTCAACCAGGGAGAGGGCCTCAAGTTCGTGGAAGACTCAGCAGAGAGCGAGGACGGCGTGTCTGCCAGCGCCTTCGACTTCACCGTCTCCAACTTTGTGGACAACCTGTATGGCTACCCAGAGGGCAAGGATGTGCTGCGGGAGACCATCAAGTTTATGTACACGGACTGGGCCGACAGGGACAATGGCGAGATGCGGCGCAAGACCCTGCTGGCGCTCTTTACCGACCACCAGTGGGTGGCACCGGCTGTGGCCACCGCCAAGTTGCACGCTGACTACCAGTCCCCTGTCTACTTTTACACCTTCTACCACCACTGCCAGGCTGAGGGCCGGCCCGAGTGGGCAGACGCAGCGCACGGGGACGAGCTACCCTACgtctttggtgtgcccatggtgGGCGCCACCGACCTCTTTCCCTGCAACTTCTCCAAGAATGATGTCATGCTCAGTGCCGTGGTCATGACCTACTGGACCAACTTCGCCAAGACTGG CGACCCCAACCAGCCGGTGCCACAGGACACCAAGTTCATCCACACCAAGCCCAACCGCTTCGAGGAGGTGGTGTGGAGCAAGTTCAACAGCAAGGAGAAGCAGTACCTGCACATCGGCTTGAAGCCGCGCGTGCGCGACAACTACCGCGCCAACAAGGTGGCCTTCTGGCTGGAGCTCGTGCCGCACCTGCACAACCTGCACACGGAGCTCTTCACCACCACCACGCGCCTCCCTCCCTACGCCACGCGCTGGCCGCCGCGCCCGCCCCCTGGTGCCCCAGGCACTCGCCGCCCGCCGCCTCCGGCCACCCTGCCGCCAGAGCCCGAGCCTGAAACGGGCCCCCGGGCCTACGACCGCTTCCCCGGGGACTCCCGAGACTACTCCACGGAGCTCAGCGTCACCGTGGCCGTGGgcgcctccctcctcttcctcaacATCCTCGCCTTCGCCGCCCTCTACTACAAGCGGGACCGGCGGCAAGAGCTGCGGTGCAGGCGGCTCAGCCCCCCCGGCGGCTCAGGCTCCGGCGTGCCTGGTGGGGGCCCCCTGCTCCCTGCGGCTGGCCGTGAGCTGCCACCCGAGGAGGAGCTGGTGTCGCTGCAGCTGAAGCGGGGTGGGGGTGTCGGGGCGGACCCTGCGGAGGCCCTGCGCCCCGCCTGCCCGCCTGACTACACCCTGGCCCTGCGCCGGGCGCCGGACGATGTGCCTCTCTTGGCCCCCGGGGCCCTGACCCTGCTGCCCAGCGGCCTGgggccaccccctcccccgccgcccccctccctccatccctttggGCCcttccccccgcctccccccaccgCTACCAGCCACAACAACacactcccccatccccactccaccaCTCGGGTATAG
- the NLGN2 gene encoding neuroligin-2 isoform X2, whose product MLPVWFTDNLEAAATYVQNQSEDCLYLNLYVPTEDGPLTKKRDEATLNPPDTDIRDSGKKPVMLFLHGGSYMEGTGNMFDGSVLAAYGNVIVATLNYRLGVLGFLSTGDQAAKGNYGLLDQIQALRWLSENIAHFGGDPERITIFGSGAGASCVNLLILSHHSEGLFQKAIAQSGTAISSWSVNYQPLKYTRLLAAKVGCDREDSAEAVECLRRKPSRELVDQDVQPARYHIAFGPVVDGDVVPDDPEILMQQGEFLNYDMLIGVNQGEGLKFVEDSAESEDGVSASAFDFTVSNFVDNLYGYPEGKDVLRETIKFMYTDWADRDNGEMRRKTLLALFTDHQWVAPAVATAKLHADYQSPVYFYTFYHHCQAEGRPEWADAAHGDELPYVFGVPMVGATDLFPCNFSKNDVMLSAVVMTYWTNFAKTGDPNQPVPQDTKFIHTKPNRFEEVVWSKFNSKEKQYLHIGLKPRVRDNYRANKVAFWLELVPHLHNLHTELFTTTTRLPPYATRWPPRPPPGAPGTRRPPPPATLPPEPEPETGPRAYDRFPGDSRDYSTELSVTVAVGASLLFLNILAFAALYYKRDRRQELRCRRLSPPGGSGSGVPGGGPLLPAAGRELPPEEELVSLQLKRGGGVGADPAEALRPACPPDYTLALRRAPDDVPLLAPGALTLLPSGLGPPPPPPPPSLHPFGPFPPPPPTATSHNNTLPHPHSTTRV is encoded by the exons ATGCTACCCGTGTGGTTCACCGACAACCTGGAGGCGGCCGCCACCTACGTGCAGAACCAGAGCGAGGACTGCCTGTACCTCAACCTCTACGTGCCCACCGAGGACG GTCCGCTCACAAAAAAACGTGACGAGGCGACGCTCAATCCGCCAGACACAG ATATCCGGGACTCCGGGAAGAAGCCGGTGATGCTGTTTCTGCATGGCGGCTCCTACATGGAGGGCACCGGGAACATGTTCGATGGCTCTGTCCTGGCCGCCTACGGCAACGTCATTGTAGCCACACTCAACTACCGGCTTGGGGTGCTCG GTTTTCTCAGCACTGGGGACCAGGCTGCAAAAGGCAACTATGGGCTCCTGGACCAGATCCAGGCCCTGCGGTGGCTCAGTGAGAACATTGCCCACTTTGGGGGCGACCCCGAGCGCATCACCATCTTCGGATCTGGGGCAGGGGCCTCCTGTGTCAACCTTCTGATCCTCTCCCACCATTCAGAAG GGCTGTTCCAGAAGGCCATCGCCCAGAGTGGCACTGCCATTTCTAGTTGGTCTGTCAACTACCAGCCGCTCAAGTACACGCGGCTGCTGGCGGCCAAGGTGGGCTGTGACCGGGAGGACAGCGCCGAGGCCGTGGAGTGTCTGCGCCGGAAGCCTTCTCGGGAGCTGGTGGACCAGGACGTGCAGCCCGCCCG CTACCATATCGCCTTTGGGCCCGTGGTGGACGGTGACGTAGTCCCCGATGACCCTGAGATCCTCATGCAGCAGGGAGAATTCCTCAACTACGACATGCTCATCGGTGTCAACCAGGGAGAGGGCCTCAAGTTCGTGGAAGACTCAGCAGAGAGCGAGGACGGCGTGTCTGCCAGCGCCTTCGACTTCACCGTCTCCAACTTTGTGGACAACCTGTATGGCTACCCAGAGGGCAAGGATGTGCTGCGGGAGACCATCAAGTTTATGTACACGGACTGGGCCGACAGGGACAATGGCGAGATGCGGCGCAAGACCCTGCTGGCGCTCTTTACCGACCACCAGTGGGTGGCACCGGCTGTGGCCACCGCCAAGTTGCACGCTGACTACCAGTCCCCTGTCTACTTTTACACCTTCTACCACCACTGCCAGGCTGAGGGCCGGCCCGAGTGGGCAGACGCAGCGCACGGGGACGAGCTACCCTACgtctttggtgtgcccatggtgGGCGCCACCGACCTCTTTCCCTGCAACTTCTCCAAGAATGATGTCATGCTCAGTGCCGTGGTCATGACCTACTGGACCAACTTCGCCAAGACTGG CGACCCCAACCAGCCGGTGCCACAGGACACCAAGTTCATCCACACCAAGCCCAACCGCTTCGAGGAGGTGGTGTGGAGCAAGTTCAACAGCAAGGAGAAGCAGTACCTGCACATCGGCTTGAAGCCGCGCGTGCGCGACAACTACCGCGCCAACAAGGTGGCCTTCTGGCTGGAGCTCGTGCCGCACCTGCACAACCTGCACACGGAGCTCTTCACCACCACCACGCGCCTCCCTCCCTACGCCACGCGCTGGCCGCCGCGCCCGCCCCCTGGTGCCCCAGGCACTCGCCGCCCGCCGCCTCCGGCCACCCTGCCGCCAGAGCCCGAGCCTGAAACGGGCCCCCGGGCCTACGACCGCTTCCCCGGGGACTCCCGAGACTACTCCACGGAGCTCAGCGTCACCGTGGCCGTGGgcgcctccctcctcttcctcaacATCCTCGCCTTCGCCGCCCTCTACTACAAGCGGGACCGGCGGCAAGAGCTGCGGTGCAGGCGGCTCAGCCCCCCCGGCGGCTCAGGCTCCGGCGTGCCTGGTGGGGGCCCCCTGCTCCCTGCGGCTGGCCGTGAGCTGCCACCCGAGGAGGAGCTGGTGTCGCTGCAGCTGAAGCGGGGTGGGGGTGTCGGGGCGGACCCTGCGGAGGCCCTGCGCCCCGCCTGCCCGCCTGACTACACCCTGGCCCTGCGCCGGGCGCCGGACGATGTGCCTCTCTTGGCCCCCGGGGCCCTGACCCTGCTGCCCAGCGGCCTGgggccaccccctcccccgccgcccccctccctccatccctttggGCCcttccccccgcctccccccaccgCTACCAGCCACAACAACacactcccccatccccactccaccaCTCGGGTATAG
- the SPEM1 gene encoding spermatid maturation protein 1, with product MAMAERPRPRWGSCHSPSTNNCQDLGNSILLLLGLIICVHIGINTVTLVWRRLRGFLHHVFRVICEKEASKLCSPGKQTQPPKQSAPAVRLRCTMDPVKMAVSPPPTRRRRRRDSSARRAHRPIAWTTDTDSDDEKPPRQQTTICSHNWDCPRDWEGLQSTQGFWTPWAQDAVEPPTQTIRFQQTVEGRPLKREMQSELGLEAYVYPVNPPPHSPQALSHKNSGGGPQAEQEQCSPAQPPILGPAHVPDIPRRHSSGRVAYNARDVRRRLRELTRELEALSHCYPPVSGSSTAEGTGKAWVYRSLTER from the exons ATGGCCATGGCTGAGCGGCCCCGGCCCCGGTGGGGCTCGTGTCACAGCCCCAGCACCAACAACTGCCAGGACCTGGGCAACTCCATCCTGTTGCTACTGGGCCTCATCATCTGCGTTCACATTGGCATCAATACGGTGACACTG GTCTGGCGCAGACTCCGTGGCTTCTTACACCACGTGTTTCGTGTTATTTGTGAGAAAG AAGCTTCTAAGTTATGCTCACCTGGGAAGCAGACCCAGCCCCCGAAGCAGAGCGCCCCTGCAGTCCGCCTTCGGTGCACCATGGACCCTGTGAAAATGGCTGTGTCCCCCCCACCCACTCGCCGCCGTCGCCGTCGAGACTCTTCAGCACGCCGCGCCCACCGCCCTATAGCCTGGACCACTGACACTGACAGCGACGACGAGAAGCCCCCACGTCAGCAGACAACAATCTGCTCCCACAACTGGGATTGCCCCAGGGACTGGGAAGGCCTTCAGTCCACCCAGGGGTTCTGGACTCCCTGGGCCCAGGATGCTGTGGAGCCGCCTACCCAGACCATCCGCTTCCAGCAAACTGTAGAGGGAAGGCCGCTCAAAAGAGAGATGCAGTCAGAGCTGGGCCTAGAGGCCTACGTGTACCCTGTGAACCCCCCgccccacagccctcaggccctgAGCCACAAGAACAGTGGAGGGGGGCCCCAGGCAGAACAGGAGCAGTGCTCGCCAGCCCAGCCACCCATCCTGGGCCCGGCCCACGTCCCAGACATCCCCCGGCGCCACTCCTCAGGGCGCGTAGCCTATAATGCCAGAGACGTGAGGCGGCGGCTGCGGGAGCTGACCAGGGAGTTGGAGGCCCTGTCCCACTGTTACCCCCCGGTCTCTGGATCCAGCACGGCTGAGGGGACGGGAAAGGCCTGGGTATACCGTTCCCTGACAGAGAGGTGA
- the SPEM2 gene encoding uncharacterized protein SPEM2 — MENQLWYDNLGCCHQYQESTQNVEDFLLLLLGLVILVNIGINMAAMIWHGLQNALDKTIYWINQKNDISQACESSPKYPPAKARDVHIHCTLDPVEVKMARPTCYSSSSYHHLHNRSRSCSRRPCSHQRRPKNRRQFPYSRSVFHRLPRSHRMSQLRLMRSFDREDPDSYLEEGDDLSFPQPKHPRGCWGGLYQRMGLPSNVGLWGRQGGILASLPPPCLYLSPEPRRMPKRVEAKSELRLQSLGAPCSPSRIWGNVEADQWPSSPPPPRRLPPNPSWVPGGHSTYPSRGQLPYDSWNQRRRGLEGSEPPSALEPRGCRPEARQRNSPQAHRRSLPSSAHSQPNGSPHPSTEHLNYSRDAHEVRRRAAEWAEMLPVRRPLTTSASLTVLAEASYRRAPAPSSALLVRSSQPLPDVQATEHLPPRPTFMPLSRDPGGNASYQVYDSLELKRQAQESRARANSLPPSTSASRPPLHGRQTGKNELTSSKRGRGRGAAGHGERNKERQSPGNIGESLIQEAASKLGGSTSGQVQLHAQ; from the exons ATGGAAAACCAGCTCTGGTATGACAACCTGGGGTGCTGCCATCAATACCAAGAAAGTACCCAGAATGTGGAGGACTTCCTACTCCTGCTGCTGGGCCTTGTCATTCTTGTCAACATTGGGATCAACATGGCAGCTATG ATATGGCATGGGCTCCAGAATGCCTTAGACAAGACCATCTATTGGATTAATCAGAAAA ATGACATCTCGCAGGCTTGTGAAAGTTCCCCCAAATATCCTCCAGCCAAGGCCCGAGACGTCCACATCCACTGCACCCTGGACCCTGTGGAAGTGAAAATGGCCCGGCCCACTTGCTACTCCTCGTCCTCCTACCATCATCTCCACAACCGTAGCCGCAGCTGCAGCCGCCGCCCCTGCAGCCACCAGCGGAGACCGAAGAACCGCAGACAATTCCCCTACAGCCGCTCAGTCTTCCATAGGCTGCCTCGCAGCCACAGGATGTCACAGCTGCGGCTGATGCGCTCCTTCGATCGGGAGGACCCGGACTCCTACCTGGAGGAGGGGGATGACCTTTCCTTCCCACAACCCAAGCACCCGCGGGGGTGCTGGGGAGGGCTCTACCAGCGGATGGGCCTGCCCTCCAACGTGGGCCTCTGGGGCCGCCAGGGTGGGATCCTGGCCAGCCTGCCACCACCCTGTCTCTACCTGTCGCCCGAGCCGCGCCGCATGCCCAAGCGTGTGGAGGCCAAGTCCGAGCTAAGGCTGCAGTCCCTCGGGGCTCCCTGCTCACCATCCCGCATCTGGGGCAACGTGGAGGCTGACCAGTGGCCCTCGTCTCCACCACCCCCCCGACGGCTGCCCCCTAACCCCTCGTGGGTCCCTGGGGGGCACAGCACTTACCCCTCAAGGGGCCAGCTCCCGTATGACTCCTGGAATCAGCGGCGGCGTGGTCTGGAAGGCTCTGAGCCTCCATCCGCTCTGGAGCCTCGGGGCTGCCGGCCCGAAGCCCGGCAGCGCAACTCCCCCCAGGCCCACAGACGGAGCCTCCCCAGCAGTGCTCACAGCCAGCCCAACGGCAGCCCGCACCCCTCCACGGAACACTTGAACTATTCCCGGGATGCCCACGAGGTACGGCGCCGGGCGGCCGAATGGGCCGAGATGCTGCCCGTGCGGCGCCCTCTGACCACCTCCGCCTCCCTCACGGTGCTGGCCGAGGCCTCGTACCGGCGGGCCCCGGCTCCCAGCTCAGCCCTGCTCGTccgctcctcccagcccctgcccgacgTCCAGGCTACCGAGCACCTTCCGCCCCGGCCCACCTTCATGCCACTCAGCCGGGACCCGGGGGGCAATGCCAGCTACCAGGTGTATGACAGCCTGGAGCTGAAGCGGCAAGCGCAGGAGAGCCGAGCGCGGGCCAACTCGCTGCCGCCTTCCACCTCGGCCTCGAGGCCCCCTCTGCACGGGCGCCAGACTGGGAAAAATGAACTGACCAGCAGCaaacgggggcgggggcggggggcggcaggGCATGGAGAGAGGAATAAAGAGCGCCAGAGTCCAGGAAACATTGGTG AGAGCCTCATACAAGAAGCTGCTTCCAAACTGGGAGGTTCCACATCTGGGCAGGTCCAGCTCCACGCCCAGTGA